From a single Silene latifolia isolate original U9 population chromosome 6, ASM4854445v1, whole genome shotgun sequence genomic region:
- the LOC141588289 gene encoding uncharacterized protein LOC141588289 codes for MARGLKVKNLRVHSDSLLVVNHVNNEYVARDSKMIAYLKVATEQKLKIRSLKITQIPRDRNVVADALATLRATFKPVELSSIPITQVLTPAIQKELKQNQQEGTTLVQHVNGAGILVSNENQQMDPDWRKPYVEWLKDGKLPEDRKGAQSFKIKASRFVLIDNVLFRRSLVGPYLRCLN; via the coding sequence GTGACTCGTTGCTTGTGGTGAACCATGTGAACAATGAATACGTGGCACGTGACTCAAAAATGATAGCCTACCTAAAGGTGGCCACAGAGCAGAAGCTGAAAATCCGGTCTCTTAAGATCACTCAGATCCCAAGGGATCGGAACGTGGTAGCAGACGCCCTGGCCACGCTGAGAGCCACTTTCAAACCCGTAGAACTATCTAGTATACCCATTACCCAGGTACTAACTCCAGCTATACAGAAGGAGCTGAAGCAGAATCAACAAGAGGGAACAACTCTTGTGCAACACGTGAACGGAGCTGGAATCCTGGTATCAAATGAAAACCAACAGATGGATCCAGATTGGCGAAAACCTTATGTGGAATGGTTGAAAGATGGGAAACTTCCAGAAGATAGGAAAGGAGCACAGAGTTTCAAGATCAAGGCTTCCAGATTTGTGTTAATAGATAACGTACTCTTTAGGAGATCTTTGGTAGGACCTTACCTCAGGTGCCTGAACTAG